The Mycolicibacterium mageritense genome contains a region encoding:
- a CDS encoding sensor histidine kinase, which translates to MTRRWRTWTLRRQLVVAVSTMVLSVVAVLGVLSTATLSRSVDGMVDSQLDAAAEGFGASVVKFRSSPTPSGELPAPGTMKPLTHLVGQAPGNIVVLIRDGVVMDSALFGDGEAQRAPSSATDVIRDRTRDAAGNSTVHLPGVGNYRIQTRNGGPGELLVTGVSNRAAEHAVTQQNIVVSSLTALTLLVTGLGTFLIVRHALRPLGRVAAAAAEVVKLPLDRDNYAITVRVPEEAADRRTEVGLVGHTLNTLLAHVGGALAEVAASDRRMRRFITDASHELRTPLAAVLGHAELTRQDSDALPETTEYALARIESESKRMNALVSDLLLLARLDEGHDIENTLVNLADIVRDAVNDAAVIAPSHHWRCETPTGALWCRGDQAQLHQTVANLLSNARTHTPPGTTVAVVARAVADAKGPHVEVTIADDGPGIAADLVPHLFERFVRADTSRSRQAGSTGLGLAIVASIVEAHHGTVTAESRPGQTTFRIRLPQATVPHAADTHEAKQPLAAV; encoded by the coding sequence GTGACGCGCCGGTGGCGCACCTGGACGCTGCGCAGGCAACTCGTCGTCGCCGTCTCGACCATGGTGCTGTCGGTCGTCGCCGTGTTGGGCGTGCTGTCGACAGCGACCCTCAGCAGGTCCGTCGACGGCATGGTGGACAGCCAGCTCGACGCTGCCGCTGAGGGATTCGGCGCCTCGGTGGTCAAATTCCGGTCCAGTCCCACGCCTTCGGGGGAACTGCCCGCTCCCGGAACGATGAAACCGCTCACCCACCTGGTGGGTCAGGCCCCGGGCAACATCGTGGTGCTGATCCGCGACGGCGTCGTCATGGACTCTGCGCTGTTCGGTGACGGCGAGGCCCAACGCGCACCCTCCTCGGCGACCGACGTCATCCGCGACCGAACCCGCGACGCCGCGGGCAACAGCACCGTCCACCTGCCCGGGGTCGGCAATTACCGGATCCAGACGCGAAACGGTGGCCCCGGTGAATTGCTCGTCACCGGTGTATCGAATCGCGCCGCCGAGCATGCCGTCACCCAGCAGAACATCGTCGTCTCCTCGCTCACCGCGCTGACGCTTCTGGTCACCGGACTGGGCACGTTCCTCATCGTCCGACACGCTCTGCGCCCGCTGGGACGCGTCGCTGCTGCCGCGGCCGAGGTGGTGAAGCTGCCATTGGACCGCGACAACTACGCCATCACCGTGCGGGTACCTGAAGAGGCGGCCGACCGGCGCACCGAAGTCGGGCTGGTCGGCCATACGCTCAACACCCTGCTGGCCCACGTCGGGGGCGCGCTGGCGGAGGTCGCGGCATCGGACAGGCGGATGCGCCGATTCATCACCGACGCCAGTCATGAACTGCGCACACCGCTGGCCGCGGTTCTCGGCCATGCGGAACTGACCCGCCAGGACAGCGACGCGCTCCCCGAAACCACCGAGTACGCACTGGCGCGCATCGAATCCGAATCCAAGCGAATGAACGCCCTGGTATCCGACCTCCTGCTGCTCGCGCGCCTCGACGAAGGTCACGACATCGAAAACACCCTGGTCAACCTGGCCGACATCGTGCGCGACGCGGTCAACGATGCGGCCGTGATCGCCCCGTCACACCATTGGCGCTGCGAGACGCCCACCGGAGCCCTGTGGTGCCGCGGCGACCAGGCCCAACTGCATCAGACGGTCGCGAACCTGTTGTCCAACGCCCGTACGCACACACCACCGGGGACGACCGTTGCCGTCGTGGCCCGCGCGGTTGCCGACGCCAAGGGGCCGCACGTGGAGGTCACCATCGCCGATGACGGCCCCGGGATCGCGGCCGACCTGGTGCCTCATCTGTTCGAGCGGTTCGTGCGTGCCGACACCTCACGGTCGCGCCAAGCCGGCAGCACTGGGCTGGGCCTGGCCATCGTCGCCTCGATCGTCGAGGCTCACCACGGCACCGTAACCGCCGAATCCCGGCCCGGTCAGACCACATTCCGCATCCGCCTCCCGCAAGCGACCGTGCCACATGCGGCGGACACGCACGAGGCAAAGCAACCGCTCGCGGCTGTCTGA
- a CDS encoding response regulator transcription factor has translation MTRPDGSPIRVLLVDDERALTGLISRALQYEGWQIDAAHDATDAVEQYQRHAPDVVVLDIMMPGGDGFSVLEQIRAPSELARYTPVLFLTARDSVVDRVAGLTAGGDDYLTKPFSLEELVARLRGLLRRMAYTTPEADEVLFVGDLELRAASREVLRDGSLLSLTSTEFDLLRYMMRNPYRALSREELLQRVWGYDFVARSSVVELYVSYLRKKIDAGRAPMIQTVRGVGYLIRPAQ, from the coding sequence ATGACCAGACCCGACGGATCCCCGATCCGGGTCTTGCTGGTCGATGACGAACGCGCCCTGACGGGTCTGATCAGCCGTGCGCTCCAGTACGAGGGCTGGCAGATCGACGCTGCGCACGACGCAACCGACGCCGTTGAGCAATACCAGCGGCATGCCCCCGACGTGGTCGTGCTCGACATCATGATGCCCGGTGGGGACGGCTTCAGCGTGCTCGAGCAGATCCGCGCACCGAGTGAACTCGCGCGCTATACCCCGGTGCTGTTCCTGACCGCGCGCGATTCCGTCGTCGACCGCGTCGCCGGGCTCACGGCCGGCGGCGACGACTACCTGACCAAACCGTTCAGCCTCGAAGAGTTGGTTGCGCGGTTACGGGGATTGCTGCGTCGCATGGCCTACACGACTCCCGAGGCCGACGAGGTTCTGTTCGTCGGCGACCTCGAGTTACGGGCCGCGAGCCGCGAAGTGCTGCGCGACGGCAGCCTGCTGTCGTTGACGTCCACCGAGTTCGATCTGCTGCGCTACATGATGCGCAATCCGTACCGCGCGCTCAGTCGCGAGGAGTTGCTGCAGCGAGTGTGGGGGTATGACTTCGTGGCCCGCTCCAGCGTGGTCGAACTGTATGTGTCCTATCTCCGAAAGAAGATCGACGCCGGCCGCGCCCCGATGATCCAGACCGTACGCGGCGTCGGGTATCTGATCCGGCCGGCCCAATGA
- a CDS encoding SDR family oxidoreductase gives MSDKRLAGKTALITGGTSGIGLATARLFAAEGARVAVTGRDDGKIAATQDELGEGSLAMQSDVTSAEDMAAVARRLKDAFGGLDIFFANAGIAYATPLPDTDEERYDTIMDINVKGVFFSMQAVVPIIRDGGSVILNTSFLNQVGRPGLSLLSASKAAVRSFARTWSAELLDRRIRVNAISPGAIDTPLQRRGRTPEEAQAVLAGLVARTPAGRAGAADDIAQAALYLAGDESTFILGSELVVDGGISQL, from the coding sequence GTGTCCGACAAGAGACTCGCGGGGAAGACCGCACTGATCACCGGTGGAACCAGCGGCATCGGCCTGGCCACCGCACGCCTGTTCGCCGCCGAGGGTGCCAGGGTGGCGGTGACCGGCCGCGATGACGGCAAGATAGCGGCCACACAGGACGAACTCGGCGAAGGATCACTGGCCATGCAGTCCGACGTCACCTCAGCAGAAGACATGGCGGCAGTGGCCCGACGACTCAAAGACGCGTTCGGTGGCCTCGACATCTTCTTCGCCAATGCCGGGATCGCCTATGCGACACCGCTACCCGATACCGACGAAGAACGCTACGACACAATCATGGACATCAACGTCAAGGGCGTTTTCTTCTCCATGCAGGCGGTGGTTCCGATCATCCGCGATGGCGGATCGGTCATCCTGAACACTTCGTTCCTCAATCAGGTCGGCAGGCCCGGGCTTTCGCTGTTGTCTGCATCCAAAGCCGCGGTGCGCTCGTTCGCCCGCACCTGGTCGGCCGAACTACTGGACCGCCGGATCCGCGTCAACGCCATATCGCCCGGAGCCATCGACACCCCGCTGCAGCGCCGGGGACGCACACCCGAAGAGGCACAGGCAGTCTTGGCCGGTCTCGTGGCGCGCACCCCCGCCGGTCGTGCGGGCGCCGCCGACGACATCGCCCAAGCCGCGTTGTACTTGGCCGGCGACGAGTCGACCTTTATTCTCGGCTCCGAACTCGTGGTAGACGGCGGTATTTCGCAGTTGTGA
- a CDS encoding universal stress protein codes for MRQGPLAGRYPAVAAMVTLALIPYLALSAAIDPLVPIISEQLHMSAQAMSLSSGLGNAAYAVGTVLAVQFAQHLPQRRMMLGYAVLLVVGSVIAASAQNGGMFVCGHVLQGLATSMLLIAAAPPLTIGFPRQKLRHTAVIMNMCVFGAVALGPFIGGVQAESNAWRPLFWIVAAIALVALIMAALTFEDAPPADLDAPRDLTAIALASVGCAAAFIGASQLTTHGFTDAAVTVPMLGGLALIVVLIVYQFRARRPLLTIRTMLTSSIPVAGVGVALFAAAASIAATALTAEVFLQSLSPVRVGLLYLPELGGAVVMAFVFGVVITRRAMHYLPLVGMALLAAGIVVFRLALPANQPLALLGSALTGLALGATVAPALFVAGFSLQSNSLQRVFAIIELLRAVAAFMVAPIFAHFAATASGGLTAGTGDALWIGFGLAIGGAAFGVAIYALSGARPQTPDLDRFLDGESPAWYSPPLLARLRRDVAVPPLPADRAAATVAPERHDASMSGGPVLFAYDGSERAAFAIRQAAAQLSALRDALVVCVWQPADVGFTPTGSKRFDADQATEVRHAAEQTAAHGASLATAAGFTARSVAVEAAPTWKGIVETADAYGASLIVIGPHRRSGLLGHLEGSVATAVITHATTPVLVIPEGARSSCVDGVGYSDFHAVNA; via the coding sequence ATGCGCCAGGGCCCGCTCGCCGGACGGTATCCCGCGGTGGCCGCCATGGTCACGCTCGCCTTGATCCCGTACCTGGCGCTTTCCGCTGCGATCGACCCACTGGTGCCGATCATCTCCGAGCAGCTACACATGTCCGCGCAGGCCATGAGCCTGAGCTCGGGACTGGGCAACGCGGCCTATGCGGTGGGCACCGTGCTCGCGGTCCAGTTCGCCCAACACCTACCGCAGCGCCGGATGATGCTGGGCTACGCCGTGCTGCTGGTCGTCGGTTCGGTGATCGCTGCGTCGGCGCAGAACGGCGGCATGTTCGTCTGCGGCCATGTCCTGCAAGGTCTGGCCACCAGCATGCTGCTGATAGCCGCGGCTCCCCCGCTGACCATCGGGTTCCCGCGCCAGAAGCTGCGCCACACCGCCGTGATCATGAACATGTGCGTCTTCGGGGCCGTCGCCCTGGGCCCGTTCATCGGAGGTGTGCAGGCCGAGTCGAACGCCTGGCGGCCGCTGTTCTGGATCGTCGCGGCGATCGCGCTGGTCGCGCTGATCATGGCGGCGTTGACGTTCGAGGATGCACCGCCCGCAGACCTTGACGCACCGCGCGACCTGACCGCGATCGCGCTGGCGTCGGTCGGCTGCGCCGCGGCGTTCATAGGTGCCTCACAGCTGACCACACACGGTTTCACCGACGCGGCCGTGACCGTGCCCATGCTCGGCGGACTGGCGTTGATCGTGGTCCTCATCGTCTATCAGTTCCGGGCGCGCAGGCCGCTGCTGACCATCCGCACGATGCTCACCAGCTCGATCCCCGTCGCGGGCGTGGGTGTCGCGTTGTTCGCGGCGGCCGCATCCATCGCGGCGACCGCGCTGACCGCCGAGGTGTTCCTGCAGTCCCTCAGCCCCGTGCGGGTCGGACTGCTGTACCTCCCTGAACTCGGCGGCGCCGTCGTGATGGCATTCGTGTTCGGTGTCGTCATCACCCGGCGGGCTATGCACTACCTGCCCCTGGTCGGCATGGCCCTGCTCGCCGCAGGCATCGTGGTGTTCCGGCTCGCCCTGCCGGCCAATCAACCGCTGGCGCTGCTCGGCTCCGCACTGACGGGCCTCGCACTCGGCGCGACCGTGGCACCCGCATTGTTCGTCGCGGGCTTCTCCTTGCAGTCCAACAGCCTGCAGCGGGTCTTCGCGATCATCGAATTGTTGCGGGCGGTGGCCGCTTTCATGGTCGCGCCGATCTTCGCGCATTTCGCGGCGACGGCATCGGGTGGCCTGACCGCGGGCACCGGTGATGCGCTGTGGATCGGATTCGGTCTCGCAATCGGCGGCGCCGCGTTCGGCGTGGCCATCTACGCGCTCAGCGGGGCCAGGCCGCAGACACCCGACCTCGACCGGTTCCTCGACGGCGAATCCCCGGCCTGGTACTCGCCGCCCCTGCTCGCGCGACTCCGGCGTGACGTGGCGGTGCCGCCGCTCCCGGCTGACCGGGCCGCAGCCACCGTCGCACCCGAGCGCCACGACGCGTCGATGTCCGGCGGACCCGTACTGTTCGCCTACGACGGCTCCGAGCGCGCCGCGTTCGCGATCCGACAGGCCGCCGCGCAACTCTCCGCGCTGCGCGACGCCCTCGTGGTGTGCGTGTGGCAGCCGGCAGATGTCGGATTCACCCCCACCGGATCCAAGCGTTTCGATGCCGATCAGGCCACGGAGGTGCGCCACGCGGCCGAACAGACTGCGGCACACGGCGCCTCGCTGGCGACCGCGGCGGGATTCACCGCGCGCAGCGTGGCCGTCGAGGCCGCCCCGACGTGGAAGGGCATCGTGGAAACCGCCGACGCGTACGGCGCGAGCCTGATCGTGATCGGCCCGCACCGGCGCAGTGGTCTGCTGGGCCATCTGGAGGGCAGCGTGGCGACGGCGGTGATCACCCACGCGACCACACCGGTCCTGGTCATCCCCGAGGGCGCGCGTTCATCCTGCGTTGACGGCGTCGGTTACTCGGACTTTCACGCCGTGAACGCATAG
- a CDS encoding MarR family winged helix-turn-helix transcriptional regulator, with product MPRKSPRLADFMCFAIYSANLAYGKAYKTILDKKGITYTQYIAIVALSEQDHQTVSSLGEKLFLESNTLTPILKKLESLGYVTRQRDPNDERQVVVSLTDAGRKLREEALEMDLLAATGLSIDELKTMQRGVAKLRDNLRQHVTST from the coding sequence ATGCCCCGCAAGAGCCCACGCCTCGCCGACTTCATGTGCTTCGCGATCTACTCGGCCAACCTCGCGTACGGCAAGGCCTACAAGACGATCCTGGACAAGAAGGGCATCACCTACACGCAGTACATCGCCATCGTCGCGTTGTCGGAACAGGACCATCAGACGGTCAGCAGCCTCGGCGAAAAGCTCTTCCTGGAGTCCAACACCCTGACCCCGATCCTCAAGAAGCTCGAATCGCTCGGTTACGTTACCCGGCAACGCGATCCGAACGATGAACGTCAGGTGGTGGTCAGCCTGACCGACGCCGGACGCAAGCTTCGGGAAGAAGCGCTTGAGATGGACCTTCTCGCGGCCACCGGATTGTCGATCGATGAACTCAAGACCATGCAGCGCGGCGTCGCGAAGCTACGCGACAACCTGCGTCAGCACGTCACGTCGACATAG
- a CDS encoding organic hydroperoxide resistance protein, protein MSTQTENVLYTAKTHTTGGRQGESYSADGNLDIQLTPPGGNGAGTNPEQLFAAGWSACFLSAMGLTAGKHNVKLPADTAVDAEVDLVNTDGAFSLQARLNVSIPGVDRETAQAIADDAHQVCPYSKATRGNIPVTIAVV, encoded by the coding sequence GTGTCCACTCAGACCGAGAACGTGCTGTACACCGCCAAGACCCACACCACGGGCGGACGCCAGGGCGAGTCCTACAGTGCGGACGGCAATCTCGACATCCAGCTGACCCCGCCGGGCGGCAACGGTGCAGGCACCAACCCTGAGCAGCTGTTCGCGGCGGGCTGGTCGGCGTGCTTCCTGAGCGCCATGGGCCTGACCGCGGGCAAGCACAACGTGAAGCTGCCCGCCGACACCGCGGTGGACGCCGAGGTGGACCTGGTCAACACCGATGGCGCGTTCTCGCTGCAGGCCCGGCTCAACGTCAGCATCCCGGGCGTCGATCGCGAGACCGCCCAGGCCATCGCCGACGACGCACACCAGGTGTGCCCCTACTCCAAGGCCACGCGCGGCAACATCCCCGTCACCATCGCCGTCGTGTGA
- a CDS encoding flavin-containing monooxygenase → MTRSFHVGQPFTASTADIVAALKDVSIPTLLLSLVHITGDPRFIREFKQAGLFLNEVQGFMSEDDRARAREAALPVIADYRDRGCPVPDPLPADLVKEMLDWAACEPVDDDNLPLVLEELDLAGVDPRRPNRLDDAHGFHVVVIGCGESGVLAGVRLKQAGIDFTIVEKNAGPGGTWWENSYPGARVDVANHFYCYSFEPSNHWDHFFAEQPELRRYFRGVVDRHGLEPHIRWNTEVVSAAWQNDRWNVTVRNANGTAMIEANAVITAVGQLNRPQIPDFPGAETFAGPAFHSAAWDHDVDVTGKRVALIGAGASGFQIAPAIADKVEHLTVFQRTAQWMFPNPMYHEPVAPGVRWAMEHLPFYGRWYRFLLMWPGADKGLDAARVDPDYTDQTNAVSEINAIARIMFTDWITTQVGDDPELLTKVLPDYPATGKRTLQDNGSWLGTLKRDNVELIRTPIERITPTGIVTAGGDTHDVDIIVYATGFRATDVLFPMTITGRDGVDLHTVWGQRPYAYRGITVPGFPNFFMTYGPGTHLAHGGSLILNSELQMRYINQCLEHLITNGLKTMEPRPEPTAAWHSRSQEQIRQTVWAHPAIKHSYFKNADGEIHTVSPWRLSEYRSAIDEPVWSDFQEA, encoded by the coding sequence GTGACGCGAAGCTTCCACGTCGGCCAACCGTTTACGGCGTCGACCGCAGACATCGTGGCGGCGCTGAAAGACGTCAGCATTCCGACGCTGCTGCTGTCGCTCGTGCACATCACGGGTGATCCGCGATTCATCCGCGAGTTCAAACAGGCCGGGCTGTTCCTCAACGAGGTCCAGGGCTTCATGAGCGAGGACGACAGGGCTCGGGCGCGCGAGGCGGCGCTGCCGGTGATCGCCGACTACCGCGACCGCGGTTGCCCGGTCCCCGACCCGCTGCCGGCAGACCTGGTCAAAGAAATGCTCGACTGGGCAGCGTGCGAACCGGTCGACGACGACAACCTGCCGCTGGTGCTGGAGGAGTTGGATCTCGCGGGTGTCGACCCGCGTCGGCCGAACAGGCTCGACGACGCACACGGCTTCCACGTGGTCGTGATCGGCTGCGGGGAATCCGGCGTGCTCGCCGGGGTGCGGCTCAAGCAGGCCGGGATCGACTTCACCATCGTCGAGAAGAACGCCGGACCGGGCGGAACGTGGTGGGAGAACAGCTATCCCGGCGCGCGGGTCGACGTGGCCAACCACTTCTACTGCTACAGCTTCGAACCCAGCAACCACTGGGACCACTTCTTCGCCGAACAACCCGAGCTGCGCCGGTACTTCCGGGGCGTGGTCGACCGCCACGGCCTGGAACCCCACATTCGGTGGAACACCGAAGTCGTCTCGGCCGCGTGGCAGAACGACAGGTGGAATGTCACGGTGCGAAACGCGAACGGCACCGCCATGATCGAGGCCAACGCCGTAATCACCGCGGTCGGCCAGCTCAACCGACCGCAGATCCCCGATTTCCCTGGCGCGGAAACCTTTGCGGGACCGGCGTTTCACTCCGCGGCGTGGGACCACGACGTCGACGTCACCGGCAAGCGGGTGGCCCTGATCGGTGCTGGCGCGAGCGGCTTCCAGATCGCCCCGGCCATCGCCGACAAGGTCGAACACCTGACGGTGTTCCAACGCACCGCGCAATGGATGTTCCCGAACCCGATGTACCACGAGCCCGTCGCGCCCGGGGTCCGGTGGGCGATGGAACATCTGCCGTTCTACGGCCGCTGGTACCGGTTCCTGCTCATGTGGCCAGGCGCCGACAAGGGCCTGGACGCTGCTCGCGTCGACCCGGACTACACCGACCAGACCAACGCCGTCAGCGAGATCAACGCCATCGCCCGGATCATGTTCACCGACTGGATCACCACCCAGGTCGGCGACGATCCGGAACTGCTGACGAAGGTGCTGCCCGATTACCCGGCCACCGGCAAGCGCACACTGCAGGACAACGGCAGCTGGCTCGGCACCCTCAAGCGCGACAACGTCGAGCTGATCCGCACCCCGATCGAGCGGATCACCCCGACGGGGATCGTCACGGCCGGCGGCGATACCCATGACGTCGACATCATCGTGTACGCCACCGGCTTTCGGGCGACCGACGTGCTGTTCCCGATGACCATCACGGGCCGCGACGGCGTCGATCTGCACACCGTCTGGGGTCAACGGCCGTATGCGTACCGCGGCATCACGGTGCCCGGCTTTCCCAACTTCTTCATGACCTACGGACCGGGAACGCACCTCGCGCACGGCGGCAGCCTGATCCTCAACTCGGAACTGCAGATGCGCTATATCAACCAATGCCTGGAGCATCTGATCACCAACGGCCTCAAGACAATGGAGCCGCGGCCGGAACCGACAGCGGCCTGGCACAGCCGGTCACAAGAACAGATCCGACAGACCGTGTGGGCACACCCCGCGATCAAGCACTCGTACTTCAAGAACGCCGACGGCGAGATCCACACCGTCAGTCCATGGCGGTTGAGCGAATACCGTTCCGCCATCGACGAACCCGTCTGGTCCGACTTTCAGGAGGCCTGA
- a CDS encoding alcohol dehydrogenase catalytic domain-containing protein has translation MRAVVVDSSNQIRVDSRPDPALPGPDGAIVKVEAASICGSDLHFLEGHYPIVDPISVGHEAVGTIVETGSEVSGFRKGDRVLVSSVAGCGRCAGCATHDPIRCVRGPQIFGAGALGGAQAELLAVPAADFQLLAMPEGISTEQALLLTDNLATGWAAAKRADIPIGGTVAVIGLGAVGMCALRSALTLGAAQVFAVDPVEARRKRAEAWGAVGLTPPSAQPIREATGGLGVDAVIDAVGSDASINDAIDAVRTGGTVSIVGVHDLQPYPLPALACLIRSLTIRLTTAPVQQTWPELIPLLQAGRMDVDGIFTTTMALDDAAAVYTAALSRDGEHLKIQLTP, from the coding sequence ATGCGCGCAGTCGTCGTCGACAGCTCGAATCAGATTCGTGTCGACAGCCGCCCCGACCCGGCGCTCCCGGGGCCGGACGGCGCGATCGTCAAGGTTGAAGCCGCGTCGATCTGCGGCTCGGATCTGCACTTCCTGGAAGGCCACTACCCCATTGTCGACCCGATCTCCGTCGGCCATGAGGCCGTCGGCACCATCGTCGAAACCGGTTCGGAGGTAAGTGGATTCCGTAAAGGAGACCGGGTTCTGGTGTCCTCGGTGGCCGGTTGTGGCCGCTGCGCGGGGTGCGCGACGCATGACCCGATCCGGTGCGTACGTGGCCCGCAGATCTTCGGCGCCGGAGCCCTCGGCGGCGCACAGGCCGAGCTGCTCGCGGTACCGGCCGCCGACTTCCAGCTGCTGGCCATGCCCGAGGGCATCAGCACCGAGCAGGCCCTGCTGCTGACCGACAACCTGGCGACCGGGTGGGCCGCAGCCAAACGCGCCGACATCCCGATCGGCGGCACCGTCGCGGTGATCGGCCTGGGCGCGGTGGGGATGTGCGCGCTGCGTAGTGCGTTGACACTCGGTGCAGCACAGGTATTCGCGGTCGACCCCGTCGAGGCCCGACGCAAACGTGCCGAAGCGTGGGGCGCGGTCGGGCTCACTCCGCCATCAGCGCAACCGATCCGGGAGGCCACCGGCGGACTCGGGGTCGATGCGGTGATCGACGCAGTCGGCAGTGACGCGTCCATCAACGATGCGATCGACGCGGTCCGCACCGGAGGCACGGTGTCGATCGTCGGCGTACACGACCTGCAGCCCTATCCACTGCCCGCCCTGGCATGCCTGATCCGCAGCCTCACCATCCGACTCACCACGGCGCCGGTGCAGCAGACCTGGCCCGAGCTGATCCCGTTGCTGCAGGCCGGGCGGATGGACGTCGACGGAATCTTCACCACCACAATGGCATTGGACGACGCGGCAGCCGTCTATACCGCGGCATTATCACGCGACGGAGAGCATCTCAAGATTCAGCTGACACCGTAG
- a CDS encoding DJ-1/PfpI family protein: MTDASAPTRIAMLIYPGFTTLDLVGPQQVLSALPDTTVHLVAKTADPVTTDSGITIAPDRSFADCEPQYDLLFIPGGRGTEIMVRDDATLAFVRTIATNARYLTSVCTGSLILAAAGLLDGYRAASHWAFREFLAAYGAIPDDRRVVVDRDRMTGGGVTAGIDFALQLAAVLTDEKFARTLQLVLEYDPAPPFDCGTPERADKATLDAAIARLEAGVGAMRRVAGERVAMH, translated from the coding sequence ATGACTGATGCAAGCGCGCCCACCCGGATCGCTATGCTGATCTATCCCGGGTTCACCACGTTGGACCTCGTCGGTCCACAACAGGTGCTCTCGGCGCTGCCCGACACGACGGTCCACCTTGTGGCCAAGACCGCTGATCCGGTGACCACCGACTCCGGTATCACGATTGCGCCGGACCGCAGCTTCGCCGACTGCGAGCCGCAGTACGACCTACTGTTCATCCCCGGTGGGCGCGGCACCGAGATCATGGTTCGAGACGATGCCACACTGGCTTTCGTCCGGACAATCGCCACCAACGCCAGGTATCTCACCAGTGTGTGTACCGGGTCGCTGATCCTCGCCGCCGCCGGTCTGCTCGACGGCTACCGCGCGGCCTCACACTGGGCCTTTCGGGAGTTCCTCGCCGCGTACGGAGCCATTCCCGACGATCGACGCGTCGTGGTCGACCGCGACCGCATGACCGGTGGCGGCGTGACGGCCGGTATCGATTTCGCTCTGCAACTCGCCGCGGTGCTCACCGACGAGAAGTTCGCCAGGACACTGCAACTCGTGTTGGAATACGATCCAGCACCGCCGTTCGACTGCGGTACACCCGAGCGTGCCGACAAGGCCACCCTCGACGCTGCCATTGCCCGGTTGGAAGCCGGCGTAGGCGCCATGCGCCGGGTTGCCGGCGAGCGCGTCGCGATGCACTGA